The sequence AGTTCTGCTTCGCAGCGCAGCAACGCTTCAAGGCTGCTCGGCGCTTCGAGAACCAGGAAACCCATGCCCGAAAGGATGCGTTTTCCGACCTTTCTCACGACGTCCGAGCCGTCAGCAATCATCAAGCGCCGCATGTTCCCTCCTTCACGCCTCGGACCACGACGACGTTGGGCTAAATCCACCAAAGTCATAAACGTGATCGGTTTCAACAGGTCAGAGCGGAAAGCGGGCGGAAAACCGCTGATACGTTCTCATCCAGCTCTGCGCATGCGAACCACAACCATGAAACAACCCTATACAGATTTGGCGAAGAAACCGTTACCAGCGCTGCTTAACGCTTCCTTTTCCTTCGATGCCAAGCTCGTGAATCCGTTAACGTTTCCAAATAGCCGAGAAGAAAAAACCAGCTTTCGTCCGGCGCGAAACGAAAAGTCCTCCGGCAGGCGCACCCGCGGAGGACCTTGTTCGTACCATTTCAGCGGGCGACGCGCTTAGCTCAGGCTTCGACCCGTGCCGTGAAGATGATTTCTTCGCCGGTCGAAGCCACCTCGATCGCCATGCCTGCCTCTTCGCCCAAAAGAACGGTGTAATAGGGCTGGATCGAATGTGCATCGACCGCCTCCTCCGGAGTACCGGAAAGCAGTTCCACCAGCTTCGGCGGCACGCGCATCATCCGGCCCTTGGCGACGAGGGTGAAGGTCGCGTCGAGTTCCGGGTTTTCCAGCGTGATATCGATCGATCCGCCGCGCGGGATCGCACCATAGGCGATCAAGAACAGGTTCAGGAGCAACTTGACGCGATTCTTGGCGATGATCGCACGTGGGCCATTCCAGGTGATCTCGGTTTTCTTATCGGCGGCTGCGAAATCCTTGGCGGCCTTTTCGGCTTCACCGGTGTCGATTGACGCACCGACCGAACCCGATGCACCGAAGGCAAGGCGGGCGAATTTTAGCCGAACAGAGGCGTTGAGCGCACTCGTGCGGATCAGGTCCATCGCATCGGCATCTGCGCCGCCTTCGTCCAGAAGCTCAAGACCGTT is a genomic window of Sinorhizobium numidicum containing:
- the chpT gene encoding histidine phosphotransferase ChpT — its product is MAKNPNLTLTGPDLAALLCSRVCHDIISPVGAINNGLELLDEGGADADAMDLIRTSALNASVRLKFARLAFGASGSVGASIDTGEAEKAAKDFAAADKKTEITWNGPRAIIAKNRVKLLLNLFLIAYGAIPRGGSIDITLENPELDATFTLVAKGRMMRVPPKLVELLSGTPEEAVDAHSIQPYYTVLLGEEAGMAIEVASTGEEIIFTARVEA